The genome window GGGATTTCCAGTAAAAACTTCTACTTTACCCTGACGATGGGTTTTTGTGGTGTGATGTCCTTTTGCCTCTAATGTCCAAACTGGATCACAACCTAAGAAACTATAGCGTCCTAGTTTTTCGCCACCTTCTACTGATTCCAATAAAAAACTATAGGGTTGATCTGCGCATACCTTATACCAAGCTGAAACGGGGGTTTCTAAATCCGCCACTAATTCTTGATAAACAGGAATAAAATTTCCTTGGTTGGTTAATGAGCAAAATTCATCGAAATCAGGGTAAATCATCTATTACCAAATAGCATGTAAGAAATATATCAACCTAGATTTTACCATAAATCAGGACTTGACCATTAACGAAGGATGAAGAATTAAGAATGGAGAATAAATGATTTACTGTTCTAGTGCAGTGACTACAATTTTGTACTTTTAATTATTTTTTCAACAAAATTTGTACATTTTTTTACACTTTATTTTAAATTCTAAATTCCACATTCTAAATTCCACAAACCCTAAGTAAGAGGTAAAAGATATACTAAACCGAAAAGGATTACCCAAACCACATCCACAAAGTGCCAGTATAACTCGGCAGCTTCTACGCCGAAATGGCTTTCTGCTGAGTAATGACCTGCTTCGCGCGATCGCCACAAAACCGCCAAAATAAACGACAAACCAGCGGCAACGTGTAACCCATGGAAACCAGTCAACACATAAAAACAACTGGCAAAAAGACTATCAGTTAAGCCAAAACCTGTCGTCGCATATTCGTAACCTTGCCCTGCGAGGAAGATAGCCCCCATGAGTGCAGTAATGCCAAACCAGAGTTTTAAACCCTTCTCATCATTATTTTTAATGCAGCTTTGCCCTTTGTGCATGACAAAACTACTAGAAATCAAAATGACGCTGTTAATACCGGGCAAGAGTAATTCTAACTCAATTCCCCCAGTAGGCCATTCTGGCATGGTGGCATAATAAATCATGTAGGCGCTGAAAAGACCAAAAAAGATCATACTCTCAGCAATCAAAAACATCACCAAACCAAACATCCTTAAATCTGGATGTCCGTGATGTCCGTTTTCGGCTTCTTTTTCGTAGCCAACGGTAACTTGTGAATCTATTTCTGTACTTTGCATAATTACTTATTTTCTTAGAATGTGCATAATTTTTTCTATGAGGTTTATCCTTATTAATATATCTACCCATAAATCGGGCTAGAAGCCCGAAATACGGTGCAAAAATATTAATTTTTAGAGATGTCTAATGACGAATTACTCAAATAATTGATAAGTAGCAAGATACAATCAAGTAAAATTTAATTATTAATTCTCAATTACTTAACCGCCACATCTGCCAACATATCAGAGATAGTTTCCTCCTCATAACCAGCTTCCTCATCAATACCATAATCATAAGGGCCACTCCATAAAACAGGCTCTTCCTCAAAGTTTTCAATGATAGGAGGAGACGCAGTTTGCCATTCTAGGGTAAGAGCACGCCAAGGATTACGCTCGGCTTGAGTACCTTTAAACAAACTCCACGCTACATTGATCACGAAAGGAAGGGTAGATATGGCCATGGTATAAGCCCCAGCGGTACTAAGAAGATTTAAGGGTTGAAATTCGATGTCATATAGGGCGATACGGCGATTCATTCCCATTAAACCTAGCTGGTGCATGGGCATAAAGGTAAGGTTTAAACCCACAAAGGTAAGGATAAAGTGTAGTTGTCCTAAACCTTCATTATAGTTTTTCCCTGTCATTTTGGGAAACCAGTGGTAAAAACCAGAAAATAGGGCGAGGGCTGAACCTCCAAACAATACATAGTGGAAATGTCCCACAATAAAGTAAGTATCATGGACATGAATATCGAAGGGTACAGAAGCTACCATTACTCCTGTGATGCCGCCGATAAGGAAGGATGACAGAAAACCAATGGAGAATAGCATGGGGCTATTGAGTTCGATTTTTCCGCCCCACATGGTGGCACACCAGCTAAATACTTTAATGCCTGTGGGTACAGCGATTAACATGGTGGTTGCCATGAAAAACATCCTTAACCATCCAGGAGTACCACTGGTAAACATATGGTGAGCCCAGACGATTAACCCTAAAAAGCTGATGGCTAAACTGGAATAGGCGATCGCACGATAGCCAAAAATAGGTTTTCTCGAATGGACAGGAATTACCTCGGAGACAATGCCAAAGAAGGGCAAAATCATGATATACACCGCAGGGTGAGAGTAAAACCAAAATAGGTGTTGATAAACTACAGGATCTCCACCACCAGAGGGATTAAAGAAATTTGTCCCTGCCATCAAGTCAAAAGAAAGGAGAATCAACGCCCCTGCTAAAACGGGAGTAGAAAGTAAAATGAGGGCAGAAGTTGCCAACATAGCCCAACAAAATAGGGGCATACTGTGCAAATCCATATCCTTCATGCGCATCTTTAAGATGGTAGTGGCAAAATTAATTCCCCCTAAGATAGACGATGTACCCAACAATAAGAGGCTTAAAATCCAAAACTCCTCTCCCCATTTCCCCGTCATCAAACTGAGGGGAGGGTAAGAAGTCCAACCCGATTGGGGCGCCCCCACAAGGAAGCTACTTAATAATAAAATACCCCCTGGAGGAATCATCCAAAAGGCGATCGCATTTAAGCGAGGAAAAGCCATATCATCCGTACCAATCATCAACGGAATTAGATAATTAGCAAAAGCCGCCCCCGCAGGTACAATCCATAAAAAGATCATAATCGTAC of Cyanobacterium sp. HL-69 contains these proteins:
- the coxC gene encoding aa3-type cytochrome c oxidase subunit III CoxC, whose translation is MQSTEIDSQVTVGYEKEAENGHHGHPDLRMFGLVMFLIAESMIFFGLFSAYMIYYATMPEWPTGGIELELLLPGINSVILISSSFVMHKGQSCIKNNDEKGLKLWFGITALMGAIFLAGQGYEYATTGFGLTDSLFASCFYVLTGFHGLHVAAGLSFILAVLWRSREAGHYSAESHFGVEAAELYWHFVDVVWVILFGLVYLLPLT
- the coxA gene encoding aa3-type cytochrome c oxidase subunit I CoxA translates to MTTNSISENTHHKERKLIDYFTFNTDHKVIGIQYLVTSFLFYFIGGAFAEVVRTELATPDPDFVSPELYNQIFTLHGTIMIFLWIVPAGAAFANYLIPLMIGTDDMAFPRLNAIAFWMIPPGGILLLSSFLVGAPQSGWTSYPPLSLMTGKWGEEFWILSLLLLGTSSILGGINFATTILKMRMKDMDLHSMPLFCWAMLATSALILLSTPVLAGALILLSFDLMAGTNFFNPSGGGDPVVYQHLFWFYSHPAVYIMILPFFGIVSEVIPVHSRKPIFGYRAIAYSSLAISFLGLIVWAHHMFTSGTPGWLRMFFMATTMLIAVPTGIKVFSWCATMWGGKIELNSPMLFSIGFLSSFLIGGITGVMVASVPFDIHVHDTYFIVGHFHYVLFGGSALALFSGFYHWFPKMTGKNYNEGLGQLHFILTFVGLNLTFMPMHQLGLMGMNRRIALYDIEFQPLNLLSTAGAYTMAISTLPFVINVAWSLFKGTQAERNPWRALTLEWQTASPPIIENFEEEPVLWSGPYDYGIDEEAGYEEETISDMLADVAVK